A window of Castanea sativa cultivar Marrone di Chiusa Pesio chromosome 1, ASM4071231v1 contains these coding sequences:
- the LOC142628307 gene encoding AP2-like ethylene-responsive transcription factor AIL5 isoform X1, producing the protein MDSSPHQNWLGFSLSNHSNLPSHSSPLSLFHSFTSSSSVSVVDAAAATEKDATNLSIFTGGPKLEDFLGGGSTATAPLAQFSNETSVTTVNHVSSTHPHPTEPEHDNMYESELKTIAASFLRGFSTEQQQQQQQQQQLQTQPQNLHVATTEPPPKKTVDTFGQRTSIYRGVTRHRWTGRYEAHLWDNSCRREGQSRKGRQVYLGGYDKEEKAARAYDLAALKYWGPTTTTNFPVCNYEKELEEMKNMTRQEFVASLRRKSSGFSRGASIYRGVTRHHQHGRWQARIGRVAGNKDLYLGTFSTQEEAAEAYDIAAIKFRGLNAVTNFDMSRYDVKSIANSNLPIGGMSSKSKNSSDSAASDSKSIDGGSRSDERDLSSASSITFASQPSSSSLSFAIPIKQDPSDYWSILGYQNSATSFGNAKNPSVEPHLIPSTTNVSAYHHTTTLPFNMDYCASSNSASESNNGYFNAGYNVHQQNNGTSNIPFATPIALSGNNSYNEGSSGYGSSWIGPALHTFQTHAKPNLFQTPIFGME; encoded by the exons atggATTCTTCTCCTCATCAGAACTGGCTCGGCTTCTCTCTTTCCAACCACTCTAACTTGCCCTCTCACTcctctcccctctctctctttcactcctTTACCTCTTCCTCCTCAG TCAGTGTAGTTGATGCAGCTGCTGCTACAGAAAAAGATGCAACCAACTTATCAATATTCACCGGTGGCCCCAAGCTGGAGGACTTCTTGGGCGGTGGCTCCACCGCCACTGCACCTCTAGCTCAGTTTTCTAACGAGACTTCTGTGACGACTGTCAATCATGTCTCATCAACTCATCCTCATCCTACAGAGCCTGAACATGATAACATGTACGAGTCTGAGCTCAAAACCATTGCCGCTAGTTTCCTCCGCGGTTTCTCCACcgaacaacagcaacaacaacaacaacaacaacaactccaAACCCAACCCCAAAACCTCCATGTTGCTACTACCGAACCACCGCCTAAGAAAACTGTTGACACCTTCGGCCAACGCACTTCCATCTACCGCGGCGTGACCCG ACATAGGTGGACAGGCAGATATGAAGCACATCTTTGGGACAATAGTTGCAGAAGAGAAGGGCAAAGTAGGAAAGGAAGACAAg TTTATTTGG gtGGTTATGATAAAGAAGAGAAAGCAGCAAGAGCTTATGATCTGGCTGCTCTTAAATACTGGGGGCCGACCACCACTACAAATTTTCCG GTTTGTAACTATGAGAAAGAACTGGAAGAGATGAAAAACATGACTAGGCAGGAGTTTGTTGCTTCACTTCGAAG gaaaAGTAGTGGGTTTTCGAGAGGAGCATCTATCTACAGAGGCGTTACGAG GCACCACCAACATGGTAGATGGCAAGCAAGAATTGGGAGAGTTGCTGGCAACAAAGATCTCTACCTTGGCACCTTCA GCACCCAAGAAGAAGCCGCTGAGGCCTATGACATTGCTGCCATCAAGTTCAGAGGCCTAAATGCTGTAACCAACTTTGACATGAGCCGCTATGACGTAAAGAGCATTGCCAACAGCAACCTTCCCATTGGAGGAATGTCTAGCAAATCAAAGAATTCATCTGATTCTGCAGCTTCTGATAGCAAGAGCATTGATGGGGGAAGCCGATCAGACGAGCGTGATCTTTCCTCAGCATCCTCCATTACCTTTGCATCACAGCCCTCAAGCTCTTCCTTAAGCTTTGCAATACCCATCAAACAAGACCCATCAGATTACTGGTCCATCCTTGGATACCAAAACAGTGCTACTTCTTTTGGCAATGCCAAGAACCCTAGTGTTGAACCACACTTAATTCCATCTACCACAAATGTGTCTGCCTATCATCACACCACAACTTTACCCTTTAACATGGACTATTGTGCAAGTTCTAACTCTGCCAGTGAAAGCAACAATGGGTATTTCAATGCAGGCTATAATGTTCATCAACAGAATAATGGTACGTCAAATATCCCATTTGCCACACCCATTGCCTTAAGTGGTAACAATAGTTATAATGAGGGTTCCTCTGGTTATGGAAGCAGCTGGATTGGCCCAGCTCTACACACATTCCAAACTCATGCAAAGCCCAATCTTTTTCAGACACCAATTTTTGGAATGGAATGA
- the LOC142628307 gene encoding AP2-like ethylene-responsive transcription factor AIL5 isoform X3, translating to MDSSPHQNWLGFSLSNHSNLPSHSSPLSLFHSFTSSSSAAATEKDATNLSIFTGGPKLEDFLGGGSTATAPLAQFSNETSVTTVNHVSSTHPHPTEPEHDNMYESELKTIAASFLRGFSTEQQQQQQQQQQLQTQPQNLHVATTEPPPKKTVDTFGQRTSIYRGVTRHRWTGRYEAHLWDNSCRREGQSRKGRQVYLGGYDKEEKAARAYDLAALKYWGPTTTTNFPVCNYEKELEEMKNMTRQEFVASLRRKSSGFSRGASIYRGVTRHHQHGRWQARIGRVAGNKDLYLGTFSTQEEAAEAYDIAAIKFRGLNAVTNFDMSRYDVKSIANSNLPIGGMSSKSKNSSDSAASDSKSIDGGSRSDERDLSSASSITFASQPSSSSLSFAIPIKQDPSDYWSILGYQNSATSFGNAKNPSVEPHLIPSTTNVSAYHHTTTLPFNMDYCASSNSASESNNGYFNAGYNVHQQNNGTSNIPFATPIALSGNNSYNEGSSGYGSSWIGPALHTFQTHAKPNLFQTPIFGME from the exons atggATTCTTCTCCTCATCAGAACTGGCTCGGCTTCTCTCTTTCCAACCACTCTAACTTGCCCTCTCACTcctctcccctctctctctttcactcctTTACCTCTTCCTCCTCAG CTGCTGCTACAGAAAAAGATGCAACCAACTTATCAATATTCACCGGTGGCCCCAAGCTGGAGGACTTCTTGGGCGGTGGCTCCACCGCCACTGCACCTCTAGCTCAGTTTTCTAACGAGACTTCTGTGACGACTGTCAATCATGTCTCATCAACTCATCCTCATCCTACAGAGCCTGAACATGATAACATGTACGAGTCTGAGCTCAAAACCATTGCCGCTAGTTTCCTCCGCGGTTTCTCCACcgaacaacagcaacaacaacaacaacaacaacaactccaAACCCAACCCCAAAACCTCCATGTTGCTACTACCGAACCACCGCCTAAGAAAACTGTTGACACCTTCGGCCAACGCACTTCCATCTACCGCGGCGTGACCCG ACATAGGTGGACAGGCAGATATGAAGCACATCTTTGGGACAATAGTTGCAGAAGAGAAGGGCAAAGTAGGAAAGGAAGACAAg TTTATTTGG gtGGTTATGATAAAGAAGAGAAAGCAGCAAGAGCTTATGATCTGGCTGCTCTTAAATACTGGGGGCCGACCACCACTACAAATTTTCCG GTTTGTAACTATGAGAAAGAACTGGAAGAGATGAAAAACATGACTAGGCAGGAGTTTGTTGCTTCACTTCGAAG gaaaAGTAGTGGGTTTTCGAGAGGAGCATCTATCTACAGAGGCGTTACGAG GCACCACCAACATGGTAGATGGCAAGCAAGAATTGGGAGAGTTGCTGGCAACAAAGATCTCTACCTTGGCACCTTCA GCACCCAAGAAGAAGCCGCTGAGGCCTATGACATTGCTGCCATCAAGTTCAGAGGCCTAAATGCTGTAACCAACTTTGACATGAGCCGCTATGACGTAAAGAGCATTGCCAACAGCAACCTTCCCATTGGAGGAATGTCTAGCAAATCAAAGAATTCATCTGATTCTGCAGCTTCTGATAGCAAGAGCATTGATGGGGGAAGCCGATCAGACGAGCGTGATCTTTCCTCAGCATCCTCCATTACCTTTGCATCACAGCCCTCAAGCTCTTCCTTAAGCTTTGCAATACCCATCAAACAAGACCCATCAGATTACTGGTCCATCCTTGGATACCAAAACAGTGCTACTTCTTTTGGCAATGCCAAGAACCCTAGTGTTGAACCACACTTAATTCCATCTACCACAAATGTGTCTGCCTATCATCACACCACAACTTTACCCTTTAACATGGACTATTGTGCAAGTTCTAACTCTGCCAGTGAAAGCAACAATGGGTATTTCAATGCAGGCTATAATGTTCATCAACAGAATAATGGTACGTCAAATATCCCATTTGCCACACCCATTGCCTTAAGTGGTAACAATAGTTATAATGAGGGTTCCTCTGGTTATGGAAGCAGCTGGATTGGCCCAGCTCTACACACATTCCAAACTCATGCAAAGCCCAATCTTTTTCAGACACCAATTTTTGGAATGGAATGA
- the LOC142628307 gene encoding AP2-like ethylene-responsive transcription factor AIL5 isoform X2, whose amino-acid sequence MDSSPHQNWLGFSLSNHSNLPSHSSPLSLFHSFTSSSSVDAAAATEKDATNLSIFTGGPKLEDFLGGGSTATAPLAQFSNETSVTTVNHVSSTHPHPTEPEHDNMYESELKTIAASFLRGFSTEQQQQQQQQQQLQTQPQNLHVATTEPPPKKTVDTFGQRTSIYRGVTRHRWTGRYEAHLWDNSCRREGQSRKGRQVYLGGYDKEEKAARAYDLAALKYWGPTTTTNFPVCNYEKELEEMKNMTRQEFVASLRRKSSGFSRGASIYRGVTRHHQHGRWQARIGRVAGNKDLYLGTFSTQEEAAEAYDIAAIKFRGLNAVTNFDMSRYDVKSIANSNLPIGGMSSKSKNSSDSAASDSKSIDGGSRSDERDLSSASSITFASQPSSSSLSFAIPIKQDPSDYWSILGYQNSATSFGNAKNPSVEPHLIPSTTNVSAYHHTTTLPFNMDYCASSNSASESNNGYFNAGYNVHQQNNGTSNIPFATPIALSGNNSYNEGSSGYGSSWIGPALHTFQTHAKPNLFQTPIFGME is encoded by the exons atggATTCTTCTCCTCATCAGAACTGGCTCGGCTTCTCTCTTTCCAACCACTCTAACTTGCCCTCTCACTcctctcccctctctctctttcactcctTTACCTCTTCCTCCTCAG TTGATGCAGCTGCTGCTACAGAAAAAGATGCAACCAACTTATCAATATTCACCGGTGGCCCCAAGCTGGAGGACTTCTTGGGCGGTGGCTCCACCGCCACTGCACCTCTAGCTCAGTTTTCTAACGAGACTTCTGTGACGACTGTCAATCATGTCTCATCAACTCATCCTCATCCTACAGAGCCTGAACATGATAACATGTACGAGTCTGAGCTCAAAACCATTGCCGCTAGTTTCCTCCGCGGTTTCTCCACcgaacaacagcaacaacaacaacaacaacaacaactccaAACCCAACCCCAAAACCTCCATGTTGCTACTACCGAACCACCGCCTAAGAAAACTGTTGACACCTTCGGCCAACGCACTTCCATCTACCGCGGCGTGACCCG ACATAGGTGGACAGGCAGATATGAAGCACATCTTTGGGACAATAGTTGCAGAAGAGAAGGGCAAAGTAGGAAAGGAAGACAAg TTTATTTGG gtGGTTATGATAAAGAAGAGAAAGCAGCAAGAGCTTATGATCTGGCTGCTCTTAAATACTGGGGGCCGACCACCACTACAAATTTTCCG GTTTGTAACTATGAGAAAGAACTGGAAGAGATGAAAAACATGACTAGGCAGGAGTTTGTTGCTTCACTTCGAAG gaaaAGTAGTGGGTTTTCGAGAGGAGCATCTATCTACAGAGGCGTTACGAG GCACCACCAACATGGTAGATGGCAAGCAAGAATTGGGAGAGTTGCTGGCAACAAAGATCTCTACCTTGGCACCTTCA GCACCCAAGAAGAAGCCGCTGAGGCCTATGACATTGCTGCCATCAAGTTCAGAGGCCTAAATGCTGTAACCAACTTTGACATGAGCCGCTATGACGTAAAGAGCATTGCCAACAGCAACCTTCCCATTGGAGGAATGTCTAGCAAATCAAAGAATTCATCTGATTCTGCAGCTTCTGATAGCAAGAGCATTGATGGGGGAAGCCGATCAGACGAGCGTGATCTTTCCTCAGCATCCTCCATTACCTTTGCATCACAGCCCTCAAGCTCTTCCTTAAGCTTTGCAATACCCATCAAACAAGACCCATCAGATTACTGGTCCATCCTTGGATACCAAAACAGTGCTACTTCTTTTGGCAATGCCAAGAACCCTAGTGTTGAACCACACTTAATTCCATCTACCACAAATGTGTCTGCCTATCATCACACCACAACTTTACCCTTTAACATGGACTATTGTGCAAGTTCTAACTCTGCCAGTGAAAGCAACAATGGGTATTTCAATGCAGGCTATAATGTTCATCAACAGAATAATGGTACGTCAAATATCCCATTTGCCACACCCATTGCCTTAAGTGGTAACAATAGTTATAATGAGGGTTCCTCTGGTTATGGAAGCAGCTGGATTGGCCCAGCTCTACACACATTCCAAACTCATGCAAAGCCCAATCTTTTTCAGACACCAATTTTTGGAATGGAATGA